The stretch of DNA AACATCAATCATCCATGGACAAAGGCCGGGCGATGTGGGACCTCCGCACCAAGGACGGCCTGGAAGTCTCTTCCGGCTATTACTTTTATCACATTGCCTTGCCGAACGGCGATGGAAAATCAGGAAAACTCGCGATCATTAAATAGGTCAACGAAAAAACGGACCGGCGCACGGCGCCGACGCCAAAAGTCCATCGATATTTAACAATTAATGCAAAGGTTGATGGTATGAAAATCATCTGCCGATCTTTTATAGGGTTTATCCTTGCACTGGCCTGCACGCACCCTGCCGGTTCTCAGGAAAAAGCGCCTGAAAGCGGCGTGCAATTCGTCGCCGATGTCTCCGGGGTCGGCACCAATGCCGCTGCGTTTCTCGAAATCGGCGTCGGCGCCCGCGCTATGGCCATGGGCGGCGCCTATGGCGCCGTGGCCAACGATGCCAGTGCGCTGTATTGGAATCCCGCAGGCATCGCCTGGGTCGATCGGCCGCAATGCGAGTTGATGCATAATGAATGGCTGGTGAACACGGACTATGAGTTTGCCGGATTTGTGCTGCCGGTGCCGTCGATCCGCTCCACATTCGGATTCAGCCTGATCACTCTGGATTACGGAAAGGAAGTGGTGCGAACCGTGGATCGCCCCGAAGGCACGGGCGAGACTTTTACCGGACGCGACCTGGCCGTTGCGCTCTCCTATGGCATCGCTTTCACCGATCGTTTTTCATTCGGCATCAGCGGCAAATTCATCAATGAACGCATTTGGAGCGAAACGTCCACTGCGGCGGCGATCGACGTCGGCGTGTTTTACAGCACACTGGTCAAAGGGCTGAAAATAGGCGCCTGCGTCAATAATTTCGGTTCCAACCTGGAACTCCGCGGTCGAAGGCTTCGCACAGTGGTGGACCCGGATCCCGCTGTCACCAATTACGACCGTGTACCGGTCAATTATAAAACCGGCGTCTACCCCCTGCCCCTGCTTTTTCGCGTCGGCGTCTCATATGAAAAAGCAATAGGCGCCTTCAGCCAAGTGCTTTTTGCGCTGGACGTGAACCATCCCAGCAATACCACCGAAAGTGTAAATCTGGGAATGGAATGCGGCATTGCCGACATGTTCTTTCTGCGCGGCGGTTACGCCGGCCTCTTTGAACGCGATGCCATCAACGGGTTAACGCTGGGCGGCGGCGTGGACCTCGTCCGCCGCGGCCGTATGGGCATCCGCATCGATTATTCCTGGTCCGATTGGGGGGTGCTGGAAAACGCCCAACGGTTTTCGCTTGGTCTGATTTTCTGATCGGTCGGCAGGCGTTCGGATTCTCCATCCCAATCCCCAAAAAGCACCGGCACGAACAGAAGAAAATCGACGCAGACAAAACAAACCCGCATCGATCCTCAAGTCCGGCTTACTGGCAGACCAGAGTGGTTATGCTCGAAGGCTCCAGCTTGATGCCAAACTGGCCGCTGCCGACACTGATAGCGCTGCCCATGACGCCGTTTTTACTCGCAGTGGTCACATAGAGGTAAAGGCCTGCACAGCACCCCCTGAAAGAGAGATGGGCTGTTCCGCGACTGTTCTTCCCATGTTGATGGCGACGATGACGACCTGCGCGTCTTCACCGTAGGCGCTGAGGTAGACCGCCGGCTGGGGATTCTCCGCGATCTCGATGCGCTGGTACCCGGTACGGACAAAGCGGGCGAACTGGGACATGACATAGCCGCGTTTGGTCACGACGCCGCTGATCTGGAGAGACTGCGTATGGGCGCCCTGTGCAGTCA from bacterium encodes:
- a CDS encoding PorV/PorQ family protein, with protein sequence MKIICRSFIGFILALACTHPAGSQEKAPESGVQFVADVSGVGTNAAAFLEIGVGARAMAMGGAYGAVANDASALYWNPAGIAWVDRPQCELMHNEWLVNTDYEFAGFVLPVPSIRSTFGFSLITLDYGKEVVRTVDRPEGTGETFTGRDLAVALSYGIAFTDRFSFGISGKFINERIWSETSTAAAIDVGVFYSTLVKGLKIGACVNNFGSNLELRGRRLRTVVDPDPAVTNYDRVPVNYKTGVYPLPLLFRVGVSYEKAIGAFSQVLFALDVNHPSNTTESVNLGMECGIADMFFLRGGYAGLFERDAINGLTLGGGVDLVRRGRMGIRIDYSWSDWGVLENAQRFSLGLIF